Proteins encoded together in one Lepus europaeus isolate LE1 chromosome 13, mLepTim1.pri, whole genome shotgun sequence window:
- the SOWAHC gene encoding ankyrin repeat domain-containing protein SOWAHC: protein MVPRCGRAEPPPRMEGRVSPSPEAEPGPEEVLRFLAERGGRARHAELVQHFRGALGGEPERRARARARFKELVNALATVRTDPADGTKYVHLKRKLCAGAASPGGQPQVEDTAAPSGDPSGLQVAAAPRVEVTAAPEVPSSPAEPESGELPGAASLEEPPGVQASEASTGQGLDPGRGASPAVAHGPARSGGARRKTSRRDVQPPSRASASGPSEDLERPLSQSEEVEVRGSPGGPHTPRAARQSVRDLVAGSSPQLKRGVCPSSGSPGGSSGTGRSRSGADSDSASVASSSAEEEGGGGGGGSVTLDPLEHAWMLSASDGKWDSLEGLLACEPGLLAKRDFITGFTCLHWAAKHGRQELLAMLVNFANKHQLPVNINARTSGGYTALHLAAMHGHVEVVKLLVGAYDADVDIRDYSGRKASQYLSQSTAEEIRSLVGALDDLDAESAGSGGGGRWRLSKVLPSHLITYRLSHVLEDGGDHHHHHHHHLTDAWAGGKAKEPGRKASSARIKPRLNKIRFRTQIIHTTPSFRDPEQPLEEGEEEEERPLKGHSSSFKLRPKSNVFG from the coding sequence ATGGTCCCGCGATGCGGCCGGGCTGAGCCGCCGCCGCGGATGGAGGGGCGGGTGTCGCCGAGCCCCGAGGCGGAGCCGGGCCCCGAGGAGGTGCTGCGTTTCCTTGCGGAGCGCGGGGGCCGGGCCCGGCATGCGGAGCTGGTGCAGCACTTCAGGGGCGCCCTGGGCGGCGAGCCCGAGCgacgcgcccgcgcccgcgcccgcttCAAGGAGTTGGTCAATGCGCTGGCGACGGTGCGCACCGACCCCGCGGATGGCACCAAGTACGTGCACCTCAAGAGGAAGCTGTGCGCTGGGGCCGCGTCCCCCGGCGGCCAGCCCCAAGTGGAGGACACCGCCGCGCCCTCCGGGGACCCCTCCGGCTTGCAGGTGGCCGCCGCGCCCCGCGTCGAAGTGACCGCCGCGCCGGAGGTCCCCAGCAGCCCGGCCGAGCCGGAGAGCGGCGAGCTCCCCGGGGCCGCATCCCTGGAAGAGCCGCCCGGCGTCCAGGCGTCCGAGGCGTCCACCGGACAGGGCCTTGACCCCGGCCGTGGGGCGTCCCCGGCCGTCGCCCACGGGCCTGCCCGGAGCGGCGGGGCCCGGAGGAAGACCTCGCGGCGGGACGTCCAGCCGCCGTCCCGGGCATCGGCCTCGGGGCCCAGCGAGGACCTGGAGCGCCCACTCAGCCAGAGCGAAGAGGTGGAGGTGCGCGGCTCCCCTGGAGGACCCCACACCCCGCGGGCTGCCCGCCAGAGCGTCCGGGACCTCGTGGCGGGCAGCTCCCCGCAGCTGAAGAGGGGCGTGTGCCCCAGCAGCGGCAGCCCCGGGGGCTCCTCGGGGACCGGGCGCAGCAGGAGCGGGGCCGACTCGGACAGCGCCTCGGTGGCCTCGTCGTCCGCGGAGgaggagggcggcggcggcggcggcggctcggtGACCCTCGACCCCCTGGAGCACGCCTGGATGCTCTCGGCCTCGGACGGCAAGTGGGACAGCCTGGAAGGGCTGCTGGCCTGCGAACCTGGCCTGCTAGCCAAGCGGGACTTCATCACTGGGTTCACTTGCCTGCACTGGGCCGCCAAGCACGGCcggcaggagctgctggccatGCTGGTCAACTTCGCCAACAAGCACCAGCTGCCCGTGAACATCAACGCCAGGACCAGCGGAGGCTACACCGCCCTGCACCTGGCTGCCATGCACGGGCACGTGGAGGTGGTCAAGCTGCTGGTGGGGGCCTATGACGCGGACGTGGACATCAGGGACTACAGCGGCAGGAAGGCGTCGCAGTACCTCAGTCAGAGTACCGCCGAGGAGATCCGGAGCCTGGTGGGGGCCCTGGACGACTTGGACGCCGAGAGCGCCGGCAGCGGCGGGGGTGGGCGGTGGAGGCTGTCCAAGGTGCTCCCGTCGCACCTCATCACCTACAGGCTCTCGCACGTCCTGGAGGACGGGGgcgaccaccaccaccaccaccatcaccacctgaCTGACGCCTGGGCTGGGGGCAAAGCGAAGGAGCCGGGTCGCAAAGCCTCCAGTGCGCGGATAAAACCCAGGCTCAACAAAATCCGCTTCCGAACCCAGATCATCCACACCACGCCGTCTTTCAGGGACCCAGAGCAGCCGCTGGAGGaaggcgaggaggaggaggaacggCCTCTGAAGGGTCACTCTTCCTCCTTCAAGTTGAGACCGAAGTCCAATGTATTTGGGTAA